In the genome of Chelmon rostratus isolate fCheRos1 chromosome 12, fCheRos1.pri, whole genome shotgun sequence, the window GACATGATTAGTTGCTCTCTGTGCTTATTATAATTAGGTTGATGGCCGCTGCACCTGAGATTGTTGACACGCACCAGGTGAAAGAGGTTTTCTTGATGGATGTCTGCCAGTCAGGAATAAAACAACTCACAGGGTCAGTGGCAACTGTTGAGTCATGATGGCTTTCTTTTGGCAAGGTGCACTGCTGTTGAGCCTGGCAGCTGCCGTGTCGGTATATGCAGGTGATATTGCAGCGTTACGTCATCTTTAGCTGAAAACTGATGAGTAGAAACTTTGAAACTTGAGTTGTATTGTGCTCCTTACAGACATGAGACTGGACTGCAAGCCTGATTTTGTGACGCTGGTGTGGACGGAGAGCAGATCCCAGGCCGACACCTCACTCCTCCGTCTGGGTAACTGTTTCCCCACCAGCCTCTCGGCCAGGGAGGCTGTTTTCAGCGTGGATCTGGATGATTGTAACTTCAGGAGAACGGTGAGTCGCACACTTCTACCTGCAGGCTGTGAGTCAACTGTTTTCTGCAGCTTAACAGCCATTTGTCTCTCTCGTAGGTTACTGGAGATCATCTGATGTACACCAATGATCTAACCTATAGTTCCTCTCCCGGTTCTCACATCCCCCCCTTCACTCACCCAGTTGTCTGTGCATATGAGAGGTAGGTGTATGTCAACAATAGCTGTTAAGTACAAGTGAGCAAACTTGAGTTCTACGCATGCATGTGCCCTTGGCAGCTGTTGCTGTACTCAATCTGCTTCATCGTATGCAGGCCCAAAGACTGGTACCCTTTGATTTATGACCCAGTGTTTAATACGTACGGTCAAGGAGATCTAGTGTTCCACATTGGACTTATGAATGGTGAGTGTAAAACATGACCTCACTGGAACTAGCTGAATTCTCAGTGATACCTATAACTCATCTTCATTTACCCCCTACAGGTGACTTCTCAGGCCCTGCTGAATCAACTAGTTTCCCTCTGGGCTCCTTTATCCCTATCATGGCGAGTGTGGCGCAGAAGACCCATCAGCCCTTGCTGCTGCTTCTTGAGGAATGTGTTGCAGCCACcacaccagagctgcagcctgagagCAGCATATACCCGATAATCGCCAATAAGGGGTACCCTTGTTACACTGGCAATAAGGACTGACTTCCTGAGCTTTCCTTTTCCAGAGACTGGAAGTAAAATGTGTGTTCTTCAACCATACAGATGTCTTGTGGACAGTAAGATATCACGCTCAAAATTCGAACCAAGGTCAAAATCATCTGAGATCCTGCTGTCCCTTCAAGCCTTTAGGTTTGCTCTTGGAGAAGAGGTACGTGAGCCTCATTCTGTAAATGCTGCATGCTCGTTTTTAACTGCAGGGCTTTATTGTGGAAACATCTGCACTGAAGACTTTATGCCATGCACCCTCACTTCTCCTAATCAACAGGTGTTTATCCACTGTAAACTTGTGGCTTGGGATCCTATTGGTCTTGACCATGCCCACAAGGCCTGCCACTACGACCAACAGCATGGgtaaaaatgtcactttttataAATGGCAGTATATCAGATTTTGATTTGGATAGTTTTTCCCAATGAGCTGGTCAGATGGGACAGTTAAGTG includes:
- the LOC121615366 gene encoding uncharacterized protein LOC121615366 yields the protein MMAFFWQGALLLSLAAAVSVYADMRLDCKPDFVTLVWTESRSQADTSLLRLGNCFPTSLSAREAVFSVDLDDCNFRRTVTGDHLMYTNDLTYSSSPGSHIPPFTHPVVCAYERPKDWYPLIYDPVFNTYGQGDLVFHIGLMNGDFSGPAESTSFPLGSFIPIMASVAQKTHQPLLLLLEECVAATTPELQPESSIYPIIANKGCLVDSKISRSKFEPRSKSSEILLSLQAFRFALGEEVFIHCKLVAWDPIGLDHAHKACHYDQQHGWELLDDSAYSNLCDCCESSCKSRKMRSVESGKHGMVQNAVLGPLTITDVNS